From a single Nitrogeniibacter mangrovi genomic region:
- a CDS encoding helix-turn-helix domain-containing protein, whose translation MSHQNDIACAVTRTLRQYFDDLDGEQPAALHDMVMRSAERPMLEFILAHTDGNQTVAAQLLGINRNTLRRKLSEYDLI comes from the coding sequence ATGAGCCATCAAAACGACATCGCCTGCGCCGTGACGCGCACCCTTCGGCAATACTTCGACGATCTGGACGGCGAGCAGCCGGCCGCGCTGCACGACATGGTGATGCGCAGCGCCGAGCGCCCCATGCTCGAATTCATCCTCGCCCACACCGACGGCAACCAGACCGTGGCCGCCCAGCTGCTCGGCATCAATCGCAATACCCTGCGCCGCAAGCTGTCCGAATACGACCTCATTTGA
- the dusB gene encoding tRNA dihydrouridine synthase DusB — MEFAGFTLRNNLFVAPMAGVTDRPFRQLCKRLGAGLAVSEMVTSNNLLYATEKTRRRTDHTGETEPISVQIAGGDPLMMAEAARHNRDHGAQIIDINMGCPAKKVCNKAAGSALMRDEALVGRILEAVVGAVPELPVTLKMRTGWDRDNRNAPRLARIAEEAGIRALAVHGRTRADKYMGHAEYDTIATIKQAVRIPVIANGDIDSPRKAAAVLRHTGADGLMIGRAAQGRPWIFREIAHFLATGEELPAPSAGEIRDICRGHLADLYAFYGAWSGVRIARKHIGWYTKGLAGAQQFRQSMLTEETIEGQLAATDRFFDQLDRQGVRPHRQPSCFEELAA; from the coding sequence ATGGAATTTGCCGGCTTCACGCTGCGGAACAACCTGTTTGTCGCCCCCATGGCCGGGGTGACCGACCGCCCGTTCCGGCAACTGTGCAAGCGTCTGGGCGCGGGCCTGGCGGTCTCCGAAATGGTGACCTCCAACAACCTCCTGTACGCCACCGAGAAGACCCGGCGCCGCACTGACCACACCGGCGAGACCGAGCCGATCTCGGTGCAGATCGCCGGCGGCGACCCGCTGATGATGGCCGAGGCGGCCCGGCACAATCGTGACCACGGCGCCCAGATCATCGACATCAACATGGGCTGCCCCGCCAAGAAGGTGTGCAACAAGGCCGCCGGCTCCGCCCTGATGCGCGACGAAGCGCTCGTCGGCCGCATCCTCGAGGCGGTCGTGGGCGCCGTGCCTGAACTGCCGGTGACCCTCAAGATGCGCACCGGCTGGGACCGGGACAACCGCAACGCACCGCGCCTGGCGCGCATCGCCGAAGAGGCAGGCATCCGCGCACTGGCGGTGCACGGGCGCACCCGCGCCGACAAGTACATGGGGCACGCCGAGTACGACACCATCGCCACCATCAAGCAGGCGGTGCGCATCCCGGTGATCGCCAACGGCGACATCGACTCGCCCCGCAAGGCGGCCGCGGTGCTGCGCCACACCGGCGCCGACGGCCTCATGATCGGCCGTGCGGCCCAGGGGCGCCCGTGGATCTTCCGCGAGATCGCGCACTTCCTGGCCACGGGCGAGGAACTGCCGGCCCCGTCGGCAGGCGAGATCCGCGACATCTGCCGCGGCCACCTGGCCGACCTGTATGCCTTTTACGGCGCATGGTCGGGGGTACGCATCGCGCGCAAGCACATCGGCTGGTACACCAAGGGCCTGGCGGGTGCCCAACAGTTCCGCCAATCCATGCTCACCGAGGAGACGATCGAGGGACAACTGGCGGCGACAGACCGCTTCTTCGATCAGCTCGACCGCCAGGGCGTCCGTCCGCATCGACAGCCGTCCTGTTTCGAGGAACTGGCCGCATGA
- a CDS encoding FAD-dependent monooxygenase: MTSTDILIVGAGPVGMALALAVHGGPHRVTLVDARERGAARRDPRVLALAHGTRLTLERLGVWGRLPATPIRRIHVSQQGGAGRTVIEEDEYGIDGLGHVIRAGDLAAALDDAVAHAGIAVLDHCEAAPDPGLPGRVRLTRGDTVDTLSCRLVACAEGGMRADDPDIEVRDYDQHAVICMATPAQAHGHTAYERFTPSGPVALLPCGTDFAVVHTAPPERAETLLALDDAAYLATLQQAFGTRLRLVGVSRRERFPLQLRVRRHPVADRIVWLGNAAQTLHPVAGQGFNLALRDVWALGEQLRGADDPGSPAVLAAYLRQRALDRRGTIGFTDSLVRLFSNDIGPLRHLRGLGLLALDLAPPLRHFVAKRMMFGARAWP, encoded by the coding sequence ATGACATCGACCGACATCCTCATCGTCGGCGCCGGCCCGGTCGGCATGGCCCTGGCGCTGGCCGTACACGGCGGCCCCCACCGGGTCACCCTGGTCGACGCCCGTGAGCGCGGCGCGGCGCGGCGCGACCCGCGCGTGCTCGCCCTCGCCCATGGCACCCGCCTCACCCTCGAGCGCCTCGGCGTGTGGGGCCGGTTGCCGGCCACGCCCATTCGCCGCATCCACGTCTCCCAGCAGGGCGGGGCCGGACGCACGGTGATCGAGGAAGACGAGTACGGCATCGACGGCCTCGGCCATGTGATCCGCGCCGGCGATCTGGCCGCCGCCCTCGACGACGCGGTCGCCCACGCCGGCATTGCGGTGCTCGACCACTGCGAGGCGGCACCCGATCCCGGCCTCCCGGGCCGGGTCCGGCTGACCCGCGGCGACACCGTCGACACCCTGAGCTGCCGCCTCGTCGCCTGCGCCGAAGGCGGCATGCGCGCCGACGACCCGGACATCGAGGTGCGCGACTACGACCAGCACGCGGTCATCTGCATGGCGACGCCCGCCCAGGCGCACGGCCACACCGCCTACGAGCGTTTCACCCCGAGCGGGCCGGTCGCGCTGCTGCCGTGCGGGACCGATTTCGCGGTCGTGCACACCGCGCCGCCGGAGCGCGCGGAGACCCTCCTCGCGCTCGACGACGCGGCCTACCTGGCCACGCTGCAGCAGGCCTTCGGTACCCGCCTGCGCCTGGTCGGCGTCAGTCGCCGGGAACGCTTCCCCCTGCAGCTACGGGTCCGTCGGCACCCGGTGGCCGATCGCATCGTCTGGCTCGGCAACGCAGCCCAGACCCTGCACCCGGTCGCCGGCCAGGGCTTCAACCTCGCCCTGCGCGACGTGTGGGCCCTGGGCGAACAGCTGCGCGGCGCCGACGACCCGGGCAGCCCGGCGGTGCTCGCCGCCTATCTGCGCCAGCGCGCCCTGGACCGGCGCGGCACCATCGGCTTCACCGATTCGCTGGTACGTCTGTTCAGCAACGACATCGGCCCGCTGCGCCACCTGCGCGGCCTCGGCCTGCTCGCGCTCGATCTGGCGCCCCCGCTGCGCCACTTCGTCGCCAAGCGCATGATGTTCGGCGCCCGCGCCTGGCCATAG
- a CDS encoding aminopeptidase P N-terminal domain-containing protein: MNPPYAAFIDRRRRVLAHMQQAGGGVAVIPTAPEVIRNRDAHYPYRPDSYFHYLTGFDEPEAVLVLIAGDTPRSILFCREKDEEREIWDGYRWGPPAACEHFGFDEAHPVAEFDLRLTDLLGDQPTVFFAMGQDAGWDRRLIDTLGRVREKVRTGIAAPGAIQDIHSVLDEMRLVKDAHEQDIMRRAARISADAHARAMRATAPGRFEYEIEAELLHAFRRAGAQAPAYASIVASGPNACVLHYVSNDRRMQAGDLLLIDAGCELDGYASDITRTFPVSGRFNGPQRDVYSLVLDAQRAAAEATRAGVPWNAPHDAAVAVLAQGLVDLGLLSGSVDAVIENGDYRRFYMHRTGHWLGRDVHDAGDYKQRGDWRPLEAGMMLTIEPGCYIRPADDVPEAFWHIGVRIEDDALVTDSGCELISADAPKAIDDIEALMRDARS; this comes from the coding sequence TTGAATCCCCCCTACGCCGCCTTCATCGACCGCCGCCGCCGCGTCCTCGCCCACATGCAGCAGGCCGGCGGCGGCGTGGCCGTCATCCCCACGGCACCGGAAGTGATCCGCAACCGCGACGCCCACTACCCGTATCGGCCCGACAGCTACTTCCACTACCTGACCGGCTTCGACGAACCCGAGGCGGTGCTCGTGCTGATCGCCGGCGACACCCCGCGCAGCATCCTGTTCTGTCGCGAAAAGGACGAGGAACGCGAGATCTGGGACGGCTATCGCTGGGGCCCACCCGCCGCCTGCGAGCACTTCGGCTTCGACGAAGCCCATCCGGTCGCGGAGTTCGACCTGCGCCTGACAGACCTGCTCGGCGACCAGCCCACCGTCTTCTTCGCCATGGGCCAGGACGCCGGCTGGGACCGGCGCCTCATCGACACCCTGGGCCGGGTGCGCGAAAAGGTCCGTACCGGCATCGCCGCGCCGGGCGCCATCCAGGACATCCACAGCGTCCTCGACGAGATGCGCCTCGTCAAGGACGCCCACGAGCAGGACATCATGCGCCGCGCCGCCCGCATCTCGGCCGACGCCCACGCCCGGGCGATGCGGGCCACGGCGCCGGGGCGCTTCGAATACGAGATCGAGGCCGAACTGTTGCACGCCTTCCGGCGCGCCGGAGCCCAGGCGCCGGCCTACGCGTCCATCGTCGCCAGCGGGCCCAACGCCTGCGTGCTCCATTACGTGAGCAACGACCGCCGGATGCAGGCGGGCGACCTCCTGCTCATCGACGCCGGCTGCGAGTTGGACGGCTACGCCTCCGACATCACCCGCACCTTCCCCGTGAGCGGCCGCTTCAACGGGCCGCAGCGCGACGTCTACAGCCTCGTGCTCGACGCCCAGCGCGCCGCCGCCGAGGCGACCCGCGCCGGCGTGCCCTGGAACGCGCCGCACGACGCCGCGGTGGCGGTGCTCGCCCAGGGCCTGGTGGATCTGGGCCTGCTCAGCGGCAGCGTGGACGCGGTCATCGAGAACGGCGACTACCGCCGCTTCTACATGCACCGCACCGGCCACTGGCTCGGCCGCGACGTGCACGACGCCGGCGACTACAAGCAACGGGGCGACTGGCGCCCCCTCGAGGCAGGCATGATGCTCACCATCGAGCCGGGCTGCTACATCCGCCCGGCCGACGACGTGCCCGAGGCCTTCTGGCACATCGGCGTGCGCATCGAGGACGACGCCCTGGTCACCGACAGCGGCTGCGAACTGATCAGCGCCGACGCGCCGAAGGCCATCGACGACATCGAGGCGCTGATGCGCGACGCACGCTCATGA
- the murU gene encoding N-acetylmuramate alpha-1-phosphate uridylyltransferase MurU, with the protein MILAAGRGERMRPLTDTCPKPLLEAGGEPLVGHHLRRLKAAGITDVVINLAHLGALIEARLGDGAAYGVSIHYSHEGEALETAGGIRTALPLLGAAPFIVINGDVFTDIDLAALARTATTLSADGDLAHLVLVDNPPHHPAGDFHLHGGRARRSGEPRLTFSGVGAYHPALFAGLEPGQRAALGPLLCEAMDADRIGASHHHGRWMDIGTPERLAELDRSLRANAVSSVQSHP; encoded by the coding sequence ATGATCCTCGCGGCCGGTCGTGGCGAGCGCATGCGCCCGCTCACCGACACCTGCCCCAAACCCCTGCTCGAGGCCGGCGGCGAACCCCTCGTCGGTCACCACCTGCGGCGGCTCAAGGCGGCCGGGATCACCGACGTCGTCATCAATCTCGCCCACCTCGGAGCGCTGATCGAAGCGCGCCTCGGCGACGGCGCCGCCTACGGAGTCTCGATCCACTATTCCCACGAAGGCGAAGCGCTGGAGACCGCCGGCGGCATCCGCACCGCCCTGCCCCTGCTCGGCGCGGCGCCCTTCATCGTCATCAACGGCGACGTGTTCACCGACATCGACCTGGCCGCCCTGGCCCGCACCGCGACCACCCTGTCGGCGGACGGCGACCTGGCACACCTGGTGCTGGTGGACAACCCGCCCCACCACCCGGCGGGCGACTTCCATCTGCACGGCGGGCGCGCCCGGCGCAGCGGCGAACCACGGCTCACCTTTTCCGGCGTGGGCGCCTACCACCCGGCCCTGTTCGCCGGCCTCGAACCCGGACAGCGGGCGGCGCTCGGCCCGCTGCTGTGCGAAGCCATGGACGCCGACCGGATCGGCGCGAGCCACCATCACGGCCGCTGGATGGACATCGGCACCCCCGAGCGCCTCGCCGAACTCGACCGCAGCCTGCGCGCGAACGCCGTCAGCAGCGTACAGTCTCACCCATGA
- a CDS encoding aminoglycoside phosphotransferase family protein: protein MQRLAQLKAWLASRFPDRSIELTPASADASFRRYFRVRIDGEADTRIAMDAPPEKEDVGPFIQVAECFGAAGAHVPEVLDRDTEHGFLLLTDLGDTTYLAALDADNAHELYADALGALICIQKASAPGVLPDYDRDRLLAEMQLFPEWYLGRHKHLELSDTERTLLDKTFETILAINLAEPTVFVHRDFHSRNLMVTDRGAGVLDFQDAVYGPISYDLVSLFKDAYIDWDEAFVLDMLARYWEAARQIGLPVREDFAEFHRDFEWMGVQRHLKVLGIFARLCHRDGKDGYLADMPRVLDYLRKACERYGELKPILKLLDRSDPVNTTVGYTF, encoded by the coding sequence GTGCAAAGACTGGCGCAATTGAAGGCATGGCTGGCAAGCCGCTTTCCCGACCGATCGATCGAACTGACCCCCGCGTCGGCCGACGCGAGCTTCCGCCGCTACTTCCGTGTCCGGATCGACGGCGAGGCCGACACGCGGATCGCCATGGACGCACCACCGGAGAAGGAAGACGTCGGCCCCTTCATCCAGGTCGCCGAGTGCTTCGGCGCCGCCGGCGCCCATGTCCCCGAAGTGCTCGACCGCGACACCGAGCACGGTTTCCTGCTGCTCACCGACCTGGGCGACACCACCTATCTGGCCGCGCTCGACGCCGACAACGCCCATGAACTCTATGCCGACGCCCTGGGCGCGCTGATCTGCATTCAGAAAGCCAGCGCTCCCGGCGTGCTGCCCGACTACGACCGCGACCGCCTGCTCGCCGAGATGCAGCTCTTCCCCGAGTGGTATCTGGGGCGCCACAAGCACCTCGAGCTGTCCGACACCGAGCGCACGCTGCTCGACAAGACTTTCGAGACGATTCTCGCGATCAACCTCGCCGAGCCAACGGTCTTCGTCCATCGCGACTTCCACAGCCGCAACCTCATGGTGACCGACCGCGGCGCCGGGGTGCTCGATTTCCAGGATGCGGTCTACGGCCCCATCAGCTACGACCTGGTGTCCCTGTTCAAGGACGCCTACATCGACTGGGACGAAGCCTTCGTGCTCGACATGCTCGCCCGCTACTGGGAGGCGGCACGCCAGATCGGCCTGCCGGTACGCGAGGACTTCGCCGAATTCCACCGCGACTTCGAATGGATGGGCGTGCAGCGCCACCTCAAGGTGCTCGGCATCTTCGCGCGCCTGTGCCACCGCGACGGCAAGGACGGCTACCTGGCCGACATGCCGCGGGTGCTCGACTACCTGCGCAAGGCCTGCGAACGCTATGGCGAACTCAAGCCCATCCTCAAGCTGCTGGACCGTTCCGATCCGGTGAACACCACGGTGGGTTACACCTTCTGA
- a CDS encoding LPS-assembly protein LptD, whose amino-acid sequence MKIIPCLLAVFPAVAGAAEGLPALRVDPGLLAPNAPVSKSAAPRASGGEAALRSKEGTAPVKPAPGPGADAAAADADVGMTAEAGSTVVVADRIDGQQDVELSAVGNAQLVRDDTHVRADRIIYREVLDEVEAIGDVRLSRGEDIIRSDKLRVRLDEQTGEVDAPEYAFSRVVQKQEGMTPRTVIGSGHADVLKLNGENQYALKNATWSTCKPADPDWYLKAGELELDYDRELGVARDSTVVFKDVPIFYMPWAEFPLVAQRKSGFLPPTFGTSNKTGVDLSVPYYWNIAPNYDATFVPRYMSRRGLQLGGEYRYLTDDASGTIRAEWMPNDRVAGRDNRAAGSILHQQTFGSHWSTYLNLNGVSDKHYLEDLNSRLAIASQSNLVREGSVSYASGSWWSATMLAQSYQTLTGDKPYRRLPQLTLGGQRPFLDDRADFIFSSEYVRFSHPDPDKPDGSRFVAYPSVQVPLGGTAFSLTPKLGLHYTRYALDQALIGDKKEITRTLPIFTLDSSVVMERDTRWAGRDTIQTLEPRIYYVNIPYRDQSAIPNFDSGLYDFNFAQIFSENIFSGSDRIANANQVTAAVTSRLIDSDSGIERLRFALGQRYYFADQRVTLPGVPARTGRRADILASLDGRLSQDFSLNSGWQYNPRDKITERFNADLRYQPGFAQVVNLGFRYTRDVLRDLDVSGQWPLGGHWYGVARYNRSLRDHRVTEALAGLEYAGDCWVFRTVFHRFATKENAVTQAVFLQLELTDLASVGSSPLDLLRRTVGGYGTINQPVADPVFGQP is encoded by the coding sequence ATGAAGATCATCCCTTGCCTGCTGGCCGTGTTTCCGGCCGTGGCGGGGGCTGCCGAGGGCTTGCCTGCCCTGCGGGTCGATCCGGGACTGCTGGCGCCGAATGCGCCGGTGTCGAAGTCTGCCGCGCCGCGCGCTTCGGGCGGAGAAGCCGCCCTCCGATCCAAGGAAGGCACGGCGCCTGTGAAGCCGGCGCCCGGTCCGGGCGCCGATGCCGCGGCAGCGGACGCGGACGTGGGCATGACGGCCGAGGCCGGTTCGACGGTCGTGGTTGCCGATCGCATCGACGGACAGCAGGACGTCGAGCTGTCTGCCGTGGGCAATGCCCAGCTGGTGCGGGACGACACCCACGTGCGTGCCGACCGGATCATCTACCGCGAAGTGCTCGATGAGGTCGAGGCGATTGGCGATGTGCGTCTGAGCCGCGGCGAGGACATCATCCGCAGCGACAAGCTTCGGGTTCGCCTCGACGAGCAGACCGGTGAGGTCGATGCGCCGGAGTACGCGTTCTCCCGCGTGGTCCAGAAGCAGGAGGGCATGACGCCACGCACGGTCATCGGCAGCGGCCATGCGGATGTGCTCAAGCTCAACGGCGAGAATCAGTATGCGCTGAAGAACGCCACGTGGAGTACCTGCAAGCCCGCCGATCCGGACTGGTACCTGAAGGCCGGCGAGCTCGAACTGGACTACGATCGCGAACTCGGCGTCGCCCGCGACAGCACGGTGGTGTTCAAGGACGTACCGATCTTCTACATGCCGTGGGCGGAGTTCCCGCTCGTGGCGCAGCGCAAGTCCGGTTTCCTGCCGCCGACCTTCGGCACTTCGAACAAGACCGGCGTCGACCTGTCGGTGCCGTATTACTGGAACATCGCGCCGAACTACGACGCCACTTTCGTGCCTCGCTACATGAGCCGGCGCGGGCTGCAGCTGGGCGGCGAATACCGTTACCTCACCGATGATGCCAGCGGCACCATCCGGGCCGAGTGGATGCCCAACGACCGCGTGGCCGGGCGTGACAATCGGGCGGCGGGCTCGATCCTGCATCAGCAGACGTTCGGCAGCCACTGGTCCACCTACCTGAACCTGAACGGGGTGTCGGACAAGCACTACCTCGAGGATCTCAACTCCCGCCTGGCCATCGCTTCGCAGAGCAACCTGGTGCGTGAGGGGAGCGTTAGTTACGCGTCAGGCAGCTGGTGGTCTGCGACGATGCTGGCGCAAAGCTACCAGACCCTGACCGGAGATAAACCCTACCGGCGCCTGCCGCAACTGACGCTTGGCGGGCAGCGACCCTTCCTCGACGATCGTGCCGATTTCATCTTCAGCAGCGAGTACGTGCGCTTCTCCCATCCCGACCCGGACAAGCCGGACGGGTCGCGCTTCGTGGCGTATCCGAGCGTGCAGGTGCCGCTCGGCGGCACCGCGTTCTCGCTCACGCCCAAGCTGGGACTGCACTACACCCGGTACGCGCTCGACCAGGCGCTGATCGGCGACAAGAAGGAGATCACCCGCACCCTGCCGATCTTCACCCTCGACAGCTCGGTGGTGATGGAGCGTGACACCCGCTGGGCGGGGCGCGACACCATCCAGACGCTCGAGCCGCGGATCTATTACGTCAACATTCCGTATCGCGACCAGAGCGCCATCCCGAACTTCGATTCCGGTCTGTACGACTTCAACTTCGCGCAGATCTTCTCCGAGAACATCTTCAGCGGCAGCGACCGGATCGCCAACGCCAACCAGGTGACCGCCGCCGTCACCTCGCGCCTGATCGACAGCGACAGCGGGATCGAGCGGTTGCGTTTCGCCCTCGGCCAGCGCTATTACTTTGCCGACCAGCGTGTGACTCTGCCGGGCGTGCCCGCCCGCACCGGGCGCCGGGCCGACATCCTGGCCAGCCTCGATGGCCGCCTGTCGCAGGATTTCAGCCTCAATTCGGGCTGGCAGTACAACCCGCGCGACAAGATCACCGAGCGCTTCAACGCCGACCTGCGCTACCAGCCGGGCTTTGCCCAGGTGGTCAATCTGGGCTTCCGCTACACCCGCGACGTGCTGCGCGACCTCGACGTGTCGGGGCAGTGGCCACTGGGCGGACACTGGTATGGTGTCGCCCGATACAACCGTTCGCTGCGCGATCACCGCGTCACCGAGGCCCTGGCGGGTCTGGAATACGCGGGCGACTGCTGGGTCTTCCGCACGGTCTTCCACCGCTTCGCCACCAAGGAGAACGCCGTGACCCAGGCGGTGTTCCTGCAACTGGAACTGACCGATCTGGCCAGTGTCGGATCGAGTCCGCTGGATCTGTTGCGGCGGACCGTCGGTGGCTATGGCACCATCAACCAGCCGGTGGCCGATCCCGTCTTTGGTCAGCCGTAA
- a CDS encoding peptidylprolyl isomerase yields the protein MKKVLSGPLLVVAMLVASASFLQPARAARIELVDRIVAVVNNEAITSSTLDERVEQVQRQFARRGDRLPPSDVLRRQVLEQLVAESAQVQRAKETGLKIDDDALSGAIERIAQSNKMSVFQFRSALENDGISWDAFRNNIRREMLISRLRERDVESRVVVTDAEIDNFLKNNPDVGAGSEFKVQHILLRAPEAASPEQLKALADKAAAVRQRAIAGEDFGALAAEVSNAPDALQGGDLGWRAASALPGLFAQAIQSMQAGDISPVMRSSAGFHIIKLDGKRAAQGGEDMVEQTRVSHILIKTSELVSDDDARKRLETLRTRILNGESFADLARANSADLSAANGGEIGWVYPGDTVPEFERAMNALKPGELSEPVKSPFGWHLIRVEERRKEDVSDKRKRAIARNTLRQRKIEDAYDDWLRQLVSGAFVEYRLEDVY from the coding sequence ATGAAGAAGGTACTGTCCGGACCCCTGCTCGTCGTGGCCATGCTGGTCGCGTCCGCCTCCTTCCTCCAGCCGGCGCGCGCTGCGCGCATCGAGCTGGTCGACCGCATCGTCGCGGTGGTCAACAACGAGGCCATCACGTCCTCGACGCTGGACGAGCGGGTCGAGCAGGTGCAGCGCCAGTTCGCCCGCCGCGGTGACCGTCTGCCGCCGTCCGACGTGCTCCGCCGCCAGGTGCTGGAGCAACTGGTCGCCGAGAGTGCCCAGGTGCAGCGCGCCAAGGAGACCGGGCTCAAGATCGACGACGACGCCCTCTCCGGCGCCATCGAGCGCATTGCCCAGTCGAACAAGATGAGCGTGTTCCAGTTCCGCTCGGCGCTCGAGAACGACGGTATCTCGTGGGATGCGTTCCGCAACAACATCCGCCGCGAGATGCTCATCTCGCGTTTGCGCGAACGCGACGTGGAGTCGCGTGTCGTGGTCACCGACGCCGAGATCGACAACTTTCTCAAGAACAATCCCGATGTCGGCGCCGGTAGCGAGTTCAAGGTGCAGCACATCCTCCTGCGCGCGCCCGAGGCGGCCAGTCCGGAGCAGCTCAAGGCGCTGGCCGACAAGGCGGCGGCGGTTCGTCAGCGGGCCATTGCCGGCGAAGACTTCGGTGCCCTGGCGGCCGAGGTGTCGAATGCGCCCGATGCGCTGCAAGGCGGCGATCTGGGCTGGCGTGCCGCCAGTGCCTTGCCCGGTCTGTTCGCGCAGGCGATCCAGTCGATGCAAGCGGGCGACATCTCGCCGGTGATGCGCAGTTCCGCCGGTTTTCACATCATCAAGCTCGACGGCAAGCGGGCGGCCCAGGGGGGTGAGGACATGGTCGAGCAGACGCGCGTCAGCCACATCCTCATCAAGACCTCCGAGCTGGTCTCCGACGACGACGCACGCAAGCGCCTCGAGACCCTGCGCACGCGCATTCTCAATGGCGAATCCTTCGCCGATCTGGCGCGTGCGAACTCGGCCGACCTGTCGGCGGCCAACGGCGGCGAGATCGGCTGGGTCTATCCGGGGGATACCGTGCCCGAGTTCGAGCGCGCCATGAACGCGCTCAAGCCCGGCGAGCTGAGCGAACCGGTCAAGTCCCCGTTCGGCTGGCATCTGATCCGGGTCGAGGAGCGGCGCAAGGAAGACGTATCCGACAAGCGCAAGCGCGCGATCGCGCGCAACACCCTGCGCCAGCGCAAGATCGAGGATGCCTACGACGACTGGCTGCGCCAGCTCGTCAGCGGAGCCTTCGTCGAATACCGCCTCGAAGACGTGTATTGA
- the pdxA gene encoding 4-hydroxythreonine-4-phosphate dehydrogenase PdxA, whose amino-acid sequence MADAAPVLAITSGEPAGVGPELCLKLAGHDWPGRVVVLADEALLAERMAQVGVSVPLQSYDPGMPAARGTLEVLHTPISVPSRAGCLDAGNARSVLAMLDRAIDGCVRGEFAGMVTAPVHKGVICDAGIAFSGHTEYLAEATAASRVVMMLVGGGLRVALLTTHLPLAAVPAAVTPTALAETLQILDHDLRTRFGLAQPRILVAGLNPHAGEGGHMGREEIDVIEPVLERLRQTGMCLLGPLPADTLFVPHTLSRGDAVLAMYHDQGLPVLKHASFGGGVNVTLGLPIIRTSVDHGTALDLAGTGRADPGSLFAAVRLAFEMAGAGAR is encoded by the coding sequence ATGGCCGACGCCGCTCCCGTTCTGGCCATCACCAGTGGCGAGCCCGCCGGCGTCGGCCCTGAACTGTGCCTGAAACTGGCCGGGCACGACTGGCCCGGCAGGGTGGTCGTGCTGGCCGACGAGGCGCTGCTGGCCGAGCGGATGGCTCAAGTCGGCGTGTCCGTGCCGCTGCAATCGTATGATCCCGGTATGCCCGCTGCGCGCGGCACCCTGGAAGTGCTCCATACGCCGATCTCGGTGCCGTCGCGGGCAGGATGTCTCGACGCCGGCAACGCGCGCAGCGTGCTGGCGATGCTCGATCGGGCGATCGACGGGTGTGTGCGCGGCGAGTTCGCGGGCATGGTGACCGCGCCGGTTCACAAGGGCGTCATCTGCGACGCCGGCATCGCGTTTTCCGGCCACACCGAATACCTGGCCGAGGCGACCGCCGCCTCACGGGTGGTGATGATGCTGGTCGGCGGCGGGTTGCGGGTGGCGCTGCTCACCACCCATCTGCCGCTGGCGGCAGTGCCCGCGGCGGTCACGCCCACCGCCCTGGCGGAAACCCTGCAGATCCTCGATCACGACCTGCGTACCCGTTTCGGCCTGGCGCAGCCGCGCATCCTCGTCGCCGGCCTCAATCCGCATGCCGGCGAGGGCGGTCACATGGGGCGCGAGGAAATCGACGTCATCGAGCCGGTGCTCGAGCGCCTGCGCCAGACCGGCATGTGTCTGCTCGGCCCGCTCCCGGCCGATACCCTGTTCGTGCCGCATACCCTGTCCCGGGGCGACGCCGTGCTCGCCATGTATCACGATCAGGGGCTGCCGGTGCTCAAGCACGCGAGTTTCGGTGGTGGCGTGAATGTCACCCTCGGCCTGCCCATCATCCGCACCTCGGTCGATCACGGGACCGCACTCGATCTGGCAGGGACGGGGCGTGCCGACCCCGGCAGCCTGTTCGCGGCCGTGCGCCTGGCCTTCGAGATGGCCGGCGCCGGTGCCCGATAG